A genome region from Neptunomonas japonica JAMM 1380 includes the following:
- a CDS encoding class II aldolase/adducin family protein: MQTEQELRVDLAAAFRLIYEEGMHESVANHLSAAVSPDGKQFIMNRRWMHFANATASSLQLLNSEDDSIMQSAEAPDSSAWSIHGNVHRSLPEARVILHVHSTYATVLSTLKDPRILPIDNNTARFYERIAYDTDFGGIANSDEEGKRIMDTFAGKAALMMGNHGITVLGESVAEAFEDLYYLEKACKTMVLAYSTGQPLNVLPHELARETAESWDEFRGQSLAHFEQLKGMLDRKDNSYRE, encoded by the coding sequence GTGCAAACTGAACAAGAACTACGGGTCGATCTAGCGGCTGCTTTTAGGCTGATTTATGAAGAGGGTATGCATGAATCGGTTGCCAACCATCTAAGTGCAGCGGTCTCCCCGGACGGTAAGCAGTTTATTATGAATCGTCGCTGGATGCACTTTGCTAATGCTACAGCGAGTAGCCTGCAGCTACTCAATAGCGAAGACGACAGTATTATGCAGAGCGCTGAGGCGCCAGACTCTTCTGCATGGAGTATTCATGGCAATGTGCATAGATCTTTGCCCGAAGCGCGTGTCATCCTGCACGTACATTCTACTTATGCTACGGTCCTATCGACCTTGAAAGATCCTCGAATATTACCGATCGATAATAATACAGCACGATTCTACGAGCGCATTGCCTATGACACTGACTTTGGCGGCATTGCCAACAGTGATGAGGAAGGTAAGCGCATCATGGATACTTTTGCTGGTAAAGCAGCATTGATGATGGGTAACCACGGAATAACTGTTTTAGGTGAGTCGGTCGCTGAAGCCTTTGAGGATCTGTATTATTTAGAAAAAGCGTGTAAAACGATGGTATTGGCTTATTCAACGGGCCAGCCACTTAATGTTCTTCCTCATGAGTTAGCTCGGGAAACAGCAGAAAGTTGGGATGAGTTTCGTGGCCAGTCTTTAGCTCACTTTGAGCAACTAAAAGGGATGCTCGATCGAAAAGATAATTCCTATCGGGAATAG
- a CDS encoding N-formylglutamate amidohydrolase: MMQGLEQSSVELVNPLGESDVLLVCEHASHYIPDSFTNLGISQAERLSHIGWDIGAADMARALSSMLDASLVLQRYSRLLYDCNRPPSEASAIPPLSEVTEIPGNKALTAEQRNYRVERIYEPFHQEIATQIATRKTAGRATILVTIHSFTPVFMGVNRAVQLGVICHENNTFANSFYRGARKLSHFDIRMNEPYGPSDPVLHMVTRHGDEQQIPNVMLEVRNDLIVDDAGQQECATLVAETLNSLT; encoded by the coding sequence ATGATGCAAGGTTTAGAACAGTCGTCGGTAGAGTTAGTTAATCCTTTGGGAGAATCAGATGTACTGCTGGTGTGCGAGCACGCCAGCCATTACATCCCAGATAGTTTCACCAATTTAGGAATAAGCCAAGCCGAACGGCTCAGTCATATAGGGTGGGATATTGGCGCTGCGGACATGGCGAGAGCGTTAAGCAGCATGCTGGATGCGAGCTTGGTGTTGCAGCGTTATTCGCGCTTACTTTATGACTGTAATCGTCCTCCTAGTGAAGCGAGCGCCATACCGCCGCTAAGTGAAGTCACCGAGATTCCGGGTAATAAGGCCCTAACAGCAGAACAGCGCAATTACCGGGTAGAACGTATCTATGAGCCGTTTCATCAAGAAATTGCAACGCAAATTGCAACACGAAAGACAGCAGGGCGAGCAACGATACTGGTAACTATTCATAGTTTTACTCCCGTATTTATGGGGGTAAATAGAGCTGTGCAGCTAGGTGTCATTTGCCACGAAAACAATACGTTTGCAAACTCGTTTTACCGAGGAGCCCGCAAGCTGAGTCACTTTGATATTCGCATGAATGAGCCTTATGGGCCATCAGACCCAGTATTACATATGGTGACTCGTCACGGTGATGAGCAGCAAATACCTAATGTCATGCTAGAAGTGCGTAACGACTTGATTGTTGATGATGCAGGGCAGCAAGAGTGCGCCACATTAGTGGCCGAGACGTTAAATAGCCTTACCTAG
- a CDS encoding MurR/RpiR family transcriptional regulator, whose protein sequence is MIDILTKQDNSHTIAELIRSQLNKFSPAEIKIVNHLLANYPMAGMVSITELSENCGVSTPTVMRTLKKIGYSSFTTFQKELKDELQQTLSDPITKHDQWAADAPESHVLNRVADTVTTNLRHSLNQVSHEQFDAIIDLLAEQDKALHIVGGRITSAFARYMNTHLEVIRENVYIFPEAVALWPHHLLKIKPNDVLIVFDVRRYEQDLITISRLANARGAKIILFTDQWLSPIASDAIHTLPIRIEGKSGWDSGVVTLFFAEAIVVALEEKLWTQTSERMRELEDMFDLTERFKKRIE, encoded by the coding sequence ATGATCGACATATTAACGAAGCAAGATAACAGCCATACCATTGCTGAACTTATCCGTTCCCAGTTAAATAAGTTCAGCCCAGCAGAAATAAAAATTGTTAATCATCTACTGGCCAATTACCCGATGGCCGGCATGGTGTCTATTACTGAACTCTCAGAAAATTGCGGAGTATCCACCCCTACCGTAATGCGCACGCTCAAGAAAATTGGCTATTCAAGTTTTACGACTTTTCAAAAAGAGTTAAAAGACGAATTACAGCAAACGCTGTCTGACCCCATTACTAAACATGACCAATGGGCAGCAGATGCACCAGAAAGCCATGTACTCAATAGAGTAGCGGACACAGTCACTACTAATTTACGGCACAGCCTAAACCAAGTTAGCCATGAGCAGTTTGATGCCATTATTGATTTGCTAGCAGAGCAGGATAAAGCATTGCATATCGTGGGAGGTCGTATCACCAGTGCCTTTGCGCGTTATATGAATACGCATTTAGAAGTCATACGTGAAAATGTTTACATCTTTCCTGAAGCTGTTGCTCTGTGGCCACATCATTTGCTGAAAATAAAACCGAACGATGTTCTTATCGTGTTTGACGTACGCCGTTATGAGCAAGACCTAATCACCATTAGCCGCTTAGCTAACGCACGTGGCGCGAAGATAATCCTCTTTACCGATCAATGGCTCTCACCTATTGCCAGCGATGCTATTCACACGCTACCCATCCGTATTGAAGGTAAATCTGGTTGGGACTCTGGTGTCGTTACTTTGTTTTTTGCAGAAGCGATTGTGGTCGCGTTAGAAGAAAAACTCTGGACGCAAACCTCCGAGCGTATGCGTGAGCTGGAAGATATGTTCGATCTAACAGAGCGCTTTAAAAAGCGCATAGAGTAA
- a CDS encoding LysR substrate-binding domain-containing protein, with protein sequence MSDAINLRKLPPLKALKGFETAARLQSVRGAAEELNLTHPAITHQIQSLEDNLGTKLFARDGRNVILTTEGKLFYPYVREALEKLINGTEAVRRATTSQPLRIQVYVTTSIRWLAPRLSQFRAEHPNIKLHLMTCSAGWEFDEADADIGLIYRDKPVQPHLHWTKLFDSKLFPVCSPSLIEKKESKLQPKDLLNFPLIMVYTEGWSWDDWFSATNASPNEITNSIIVDTLAIALEMALRGEGIALVNGVSADDDLKSGRLIQPIDYMVDGLGEWGVVCRKDICNDERVITFIDWLSREAAKS encoded by the coding sequence ATGTCAGATGCTATCAATTTGCGTAAGCTCCCACCGCTAAAAGCTTTAAAAGGCTTCGAGACTGCCGCCAGGTTACAAAGTGTTCGCGGAGCTGCCGAGGAATTGAACCTGACTCACCCTGCCATCACTCACCAGATTCAATCACTGGAAGACAACCTGGGCACCAAACTTTTTGCTCGCGATGGGCGTAACGTAATCCTGACAACAGAAGGCAAACTCTTTTATCCCTATGTACGTGAAGCACTCGAAAAGCTAATCAATGGTACTGAAGCCGTTCGACGAGCAACAACGTCCCAGCCGCTACGCATTCAAGTCTACGTGACCACATCTATTCGCTGGTTAGCACCTCGACTATCACAGTTCAGAGCAGAACATCCAAACATTAAGCTGCATCTCATGACGTGCAGTGCCGGCTGGGAATTTGACGAAGCGGATGCGGATATTGGTTTGATCTATCGGGATAAGCCCGTACAGCCGCACCTTCATTGGACCAAGCTGTTCGACTCAAAACTATTCCCTGTTTGTAGTCCGTCTTTAATCGAGAAAAAGGAAAGCAAGCTTCAGCCAAAAGACCTTCTAAACTTTCCTTTGATAATGGTTTATACCGAGGGTTGGAGCTGGGATGACTGGTTTAGCGCTACTAATGCTAGCCCAAACGAAATTACCAATTCGATTATTGTCGATACCCTTGCTATTGCCCTTGAAATGGCATTAAGGGGAGAAGGAATTGCACTTGTAAATGGTGTCTCTGCTGATGATGATCTAAAGTCTGGTCGCTTAATACAACCCATCGATTATATGGTTGATGGGCTAGGTGAGTGGGGCGTAGTTTGCCGCAAAGATATCTGCAACGATGAGCGTGTAATTACCTTTATAGACTGGTTGTCGAGGGAGGCAGCCAAAAGTTAG
- a CDS encoding TauD/TfdA family dioxygenase: MSDIVLLETGLELPVKGEIAYFNYFWLRDSCPTSWDSSTQERTFDILEEPDDLCPSAVKLNDDVLEIVWSDGHQSCYELNWLRRWFKGENHGDLAIRTRKPWYSDHYSDMARFTYEDVVTNPASVANWAQAMLDEGVALIQGMPDLDEGLQTLCELFGTVRPSFSGYVFDVKSKANPENLAYTSKALELHTDLPAEELAPGIQFLHCRVNDAEGGNSLFVDATAVANVLKENYPSYFRILTEYEVPYRYTTGCQDVRTKQRIIELDPNNGEVSGINYSQHLADVFDFPQREMDSFYPAFRKFGKMLQDPQYLMNFRLNAGECIVFDNHRIAHGRAAFIEGSGERHLRGCYVDRGELRSTYRVLRARYPKMEEIPSTQAY; this comes from the coding sequence ATGTCTGATATTGTATTGCTAGAAACTGGCTTAGAACTGCCTGTTAAAGGAGAAATAGCGTACTTTAACTACTTCTGGTTACGAGACAGCTGTCCGACTTCGTGGGATAGCAGTACTCAGGAACGTACTTTTGATATTCTCGAAGAGCCGGATGACCTATGCCCTTCAGCGGTTAAGTTAAATGATGATGTGCTAGAAATTGTTTGGAGTGATGGTCACCAGAGCTGCTACGAGCTTAATTGGCTTAGGCGTTGGTTCAAAGGAGAAAATCATGGCGACTTGGCTATTCGTACTCGTAAACCTTGGTATAGCGACCACTATTCAGACATGGCGCGTTTTACCTATGAAGATGTTGTGACTAATCCTGCCAGTGTCGCGAATTGGGCGCAAGCGATGCTTGATGAAGGGGTTGCTCTTATTCAAGGAATGCCGGATTTAGACGAAGGGCTACAAACTCTGTGCGAACTGTTCGGTACCGTGCGCCCATCTTTTTCAGGTTATGTATTTGACGTGAAATCAAAAGCGAATCCTGAAAATCTTGCGTACACTAGTAAAGCGTTAGAACTGCATACAGATCTCCCAGCAGAAGAACTTGCTCCAGGTATTCAGTTTTTACACTGCCGGGTTAATGATGCAGAAGGTGGGAATAGCCTCTTTGTTGATGCGACAGCCGTTGCTAATGTATTAAAAGAGAATTACCCAAGTTACTTTAGGATACTCACTGAGTATGAAGTGCCTTACCGTTACACCACCGGTTGTCAGGACGTACGCACTAAGCAGAGGATCATCGAACTGGATCCTAATAATGGGGAAGTTAGCGGTATTAATTATAGCCAGCACCTCGCGGATGTATTTGACTTCCCACAGCGTGAAATGGATTCCTTTTATCCTGCATTTAGAAAATTCGGGAAAATGCTGCAAGACCCACAGTACCTGATGAATTTTCGCCTTAACGCTGGGGAATGCATTGTTTTTGATAATCACCGTATTGCTCACGGCCGAGCCGCTTTTATTGAAGGCAGTGGTGAAAGGCATTTGCGCGGTTGTTATGTGGACCGTGGTGAGCTTCGCAGCACCTACCGTGTCTTGCGTGCTAGGTATCCTAAGATGGAAGAGATACCATCGACCCAAGCTTACTAA
- a CDS encoding NAD(P)-dependent oxidoreductase translates to MKVGFIGLGNVGGKLAGSLLRNGYDLTVLDLNLEVAQPFIDKGAFWVDTPKAMAEAVDLIFTCLPSPAACSQVMEADDGVIAGLTTGKIWLEMSTTDESEVRRLAELVEATGASAMETPVSGGCHRAATGNISIFAGGDREAFVKVLPLLTTLGRRVLHTGPIGSASVLKVLTNYLATTNLCALAEALTVAKKAGMDLNTTYEAIRISSGNSFVHETESQVILNGSRDISFTMDLVVKDVGLFDALGKRLDVPLEISSLVLDIFKDGQKRYGARELSPNIIKRLEEACDIRVLAPGFPAEMVDDEPEESGAEIIAKGLCA, encoded by the coding sequence ATGAAAGTTGGATTTATCGGTTTAGGTAATGTTGGTGGAAAGCTCGCAGGAAGCTTGCTACGTAATGGATACGATTTGACAGTCTTAGATCTTAATCTTGAAGTTGCTCAGCCCTTTATCGACAAGGGAGCATTCTGGGTCGACACACCTAAGGCGATGGCAGAAGCGGTAGATTTAATCTTTACATGTTTGCCGTCCCCTGCTGCTTGTTCGCAAGTAATGGAAGCGGATGATGGTGTGATTGCCGGGCTCACAACGGGGAAGATTTGGTTGGAAATGAGCACTACTGACGAATCTGAGGTTCGCCGTTTGGCAGAGTTAGTTGAAGCAACAGGTGCATCTGCAATGGAAACACCTGTTTCTGGTGGTTGTCATCGTGCTGCTACCGGTAATATTTCTATTTTCGCCGGAGGTGATCGCGAAGCGTTCGTAAAGGTTTTGCCATTACTGACGACATTAGGGCGTCGAGTTCTACACACAGGCCCGATTGGTTCAGCCTCCGTTCTAAAAGTGCTAACCAACTACCTGGCCACGACCAATCTGTGCGCTCTGGCTGAGGCTCTTACAGTTGCAAAGAAAGCAGGTATGGACCTCAATACAACTTATGAGGCGATTCGTATCTCTTCGGGTAACTCATTTGTACACGAAACAGAATCCCAAGTAATTCTTAATGGCAGCCGCGATATTAGCTTCACCATGGACCTGGTGGTTAAGGATGTTGGCTTATTTGATGCGCTGGGTAAGCGCCTTGATGTACCACTGGAAATATCCTCCCTAGTGTTGGATATCTTTAAGGATGGTCAGAAGCGTTACGGGGCACGTGAATTGTCTCCTAATATCATCAAGCGATTAGAGGAAGCCTGCGACATTCGAGTGTTAGCGCCTGGGTTTCCTGCTGAAATGGTAGATGATGAACCGGAAGAGTCAGGTGCTGAAATCATTGCCAAAGGTTTATGCGCTTAA
- a CDS encoding TRAP transporter small permease subunit yields the protein MYNAIQAYVRFIYKFNRTVGIFAMYLVLVLMGILLFSSISKGMGSPQIWVIEMAQFTMAAYYLLGGGYSMQMDAHVRMDVFYGSWSAKRQAITDAFTVLCLLTYLGMLLFGALSSTIYAVEYGQKNYSSWAPPLAPVKIIMTVGISLMLLQVLATFAQNVADAIGKPFDVEQHPEETSV from the coding sequence GTGTATAACGCGATTCAAGCCTATGTACGATTTATCTATAAGTTTAATCGTACAGTGGGCATATTTGCCATGTACTTGGTACTAGTGTTGATGGGGATTTTGTTGTTCTCATCTATATCCAAAGGCATGGGATCACCGCAAATATGGGTGATCGAAATGGCGCAGTTTACTATGGCTGCTTACTATCTTTTGGGCGGCGGTTACTCCATGCAGATGGATGCTCACGTTCGCATGGATGTTTTTTATGGTAGCTGGTCTGCTAAAAGACAAGCGATTACAGATGCGTTCACCGTTCTATGTTTATTGACTTATTTGGGCATGCTGTTGTTTGGCGCATTATCCAGCACAATCTACGCCGTTGAGTATGGACAGAAAAATTATTCCTCATGGGCACCGCCACTGGCGCCTGTAAAAATTATTATGACAGTGGGAATCTCTTTGATGTTACTGCAGGTGCTGGCAACCTTTGCTCAGAATGTAGCTGATGCCATAGGTAAGCCTTTTGATGTTGAACAGCATCCAGAGGAAACATCTGTATGA
- a CDS encoding TRAP transporter large permease, with amino-acid sequence MSYEMIALLMFSSLMLMLLTGQRVFGAVGFVAVVASLALWGDGGSEMAFNATMKLMNWYPLLTLPLFVFMGYMLSESGVAGDLYRMLHVWMGSLKGGLGIGTIVLMVAISAMNGLSVAGMAIGTSIALPEMLKRGYDKRMVTGVIQAGSSLGILVPPSIVLVLYGMIARQPVSQLWLAGAIPGLILAVMFIGYIVIRCHLQPELGPPLPQAERDQITRKEKYMLLGAGVLPLFVIFSVIGLFLMGYTSLVECSAVGSSVAMLAALLKGRLNFLLIHTTLRKTLGVSCMFMWIIMAALCFGAVFDGLGAVKAIEALFLEEWGLSPWQVLVMMQLSYIIMGMFLDDTAMLVIVAPLYIPLIIALEFNPIWYGVLYTVTCQIAYMTPPFGYNLFLMRAMAPKEVGLVDIYKSITPFVAIMVFALMLFMAFPQITLWLPELVFGTK; translated from the coding sequence ATGAGTTATGAAATGATTGCTTTGCTGATGTTTTCGTCATTAATGCTAATGCTGTTAACCGGTCAGCGAGTGTTTGGTGCTGTAGGTTTTGTCGCTGTTGTTGCTTCACTGGCATTATGGGGGGACGGTGGTTCAGAAATGGCATTTAATGCCACGATGAAATTGATGAACTGGTATCCGCTGCTGACCTTGCCACTATTTGTATTTATGGGGTATATGCTTTCAGAGTCCGGGGTGGCCGGAGACCTGTATAGAATGTTGCATGTCTGGATGGGCTCTCTGAAAGGAGGCTTAGGTATAGGCACGATAGTATTGATGGTCGCTATCTCGGCGATGAATGGCTTGAGTGTTGCTGGTATGGCCATAGGAACCAGTATCGCGTTGCCAGAGATGCTCAAACGCGGTTATGACAAGCGCATGGTCACGGGTGTTATCCAAGCAGGTAGCTCGCTGGGTATTCTAGTACCGCCGAGTATAGTACTTGTGCTGTATGGCATGATTGCCAGACAGCCGGTTAGCCAGCTGTGGTTGGCAGGAGCGATTCCTGGCTTGATCCTAGCAGTGATGTTTATTGGATACATCGTTATTCGTTGTCATCTACAACCAGAGCTTGGGCCTCCCTTACCTCAGGCCGAGCGTGATCAGATCACACGTAAAGAAAAGTATATGTTGCTTGGTGCCGGTGTTTTGCCTCTATTTGTTATCTTTTCAGTCATTGGGTTGTTCTTAATGGGCTATACCAGCCTAGTTGAATGCTCTGCTGTTGGTTCGTCAGTGGCTATGTTGGCTGCTTTGCTAAAGGGGCGTCTTAACTTTTTATTGATTCATACGACACTACGTAAAACCCTAGGGGTAAGCTGTATGTTTATGTGGATCATTATGGCTGCATTGTGTTTTGGCGCAGTATTTGATGGTTTGGGTGCCGTAAAAGCAATTGAAGCATTATTCCTTGAAGAGTGGGGTTTGAGTCCGTGGCAAGTACTGGTGATGATGCAGCTATCGTACATCATTATGGGAATGTTTCTGGATGATACAGCAATGCTGGTTATTGTAGCTCCGCTGTATATCCCGTTAATCATTGCGTTGGAATTCAACCCTATTTGGTACGGTGTACTCTATACAGTGACATGCCAAATTGCCTATATGACGCCACCCTTTGGTTACAATTTATTCCTCATGCGAGCGATGGCACCAAAGGAAGTCGGGCTAGTGGATATTTATAAATCCATCACGCCATTTGTTGCCATCATGGTATTTGCACTGATGTTGTTTATGGCTTTCCCGCAAATAACATTGTGGTTACCTGAGTTAGTTTTCGGTACGAAATAA
- a CDS encoding aldehyde dehydrogenase family protein encodes MKIINELYINGKWQTPTSGQTLTVINPATEIPCATVSLSNSVDVESAVLAAREAFKGWSMTSAKERADLMNAVANEMGNRYDDLVDAHVMTMGCPKNIAGVFHVDCPIDAMRYYAKLALQMEEVEEKGSVLILKEPVGVCAFINPWNYPLHQLIGKVAPALAAGCTIVTKPAEQTPLADLIMAEIFHKVGLPAGVFNLVFGHGRDIGPILSGHPEVDMVSFTGSTLAGIEVAKTAAPTVKRVCQELGGKSAYIITEDADIAAAVRYGVEDVMGNTGQTCNALTRMLVPSSCYQQVADLATQVLQEQVVGDPLDEITTMGPMSSKRQKETVLKYINQGIAEGAQLLAGGIEMPDKVQQGYYVKPTIFSGVTPNMSIAREEIFGPVLCILTYDCIEEAIEIANDSEYGLSSAVFAKDKASALSIARHLRAGQCYLQGSYFSIDAPFGGYKKSGNGREWGAEGMSEYIETKAVICG; translated from the coding sequence ATGAAAATTATTAATGAGTTATATATCAACGGTAAGTGGCAAACCCCAACAAGTGGCCAAACGCTCACGGTTATTAACCCTGCCACGGAAATACCTTGTGCAACCGTATCTTTGAGCAACAGTGTGGATGTCGAGTCAGCGGTCCTTGCTGCACGAGAGGCTTTCAAAGGTTGGTCAATGACTTCAGCCAAAGAACGTGCAGACTTAATGAATGCGGTTGCTAATGAGATGGGAAATCGTTATGACGATTTAGTTGATGCTCATGTAATGACAATGGGTTGCCCTAAAAATATCGCAGGTGTTTTTCATGTTGATTGCCCGATAGATGCGATGCGCTATTACGCAAAACTTGCACTACAAATGGAAGAGGTTGAAGAGAAGGGATCTGTATTGATTTTAAAAGAACCGGTAGGTGTGTGTGCTTTTATCAATCCATGGAATTATCCACTGCATCAGTTGATCGGTAAAGTAGCGCCAGCATTGGCGGCGGGCTGTACGATTGTGACGAAACCGGCGGAACAGACCCCGCTTGCCGATTTAATTATGGCGGAAATTTTTCATAAAGTAGGATTGCCTGCGGGCGTATTTAATCTAGTGTTCGGCCATGGGCGTGATATAGGGCCTATCCTGTCGGGCCATCCTGAAGTCGATATGGTGTCCTTTACCGGCTCTACATTGGCGGGCATTGAAGTGGCCAAGACCGCGGCTCCTACGGTTAAACGTGTTTGTCAGGAGCTGGGAGGGAAATCTGCTTATATCATCACCGAAGATGCTGATATTGCTGCAGCGGTTCGTTATGGTGTGGAAGATGTTATGGGTAATACCGGCCAGACATGTAATGCATTAACACGCATGTTGGTACCCAGTAGTTGTTATCAGCAAGTGGCTGATTTGGCTACGCAGGTTTTACAAGAACAAGTAGTCGGTGACCCTCTGGACGAGATAACGACAATGGGGCCAATGTCGTCAAAGCGTCAAAAAGAAACAGTACTTAAGTATATCAATCAAGGTATAGCTGAGGGGGCCCAGTTGTTAGCAGGTGGCATAGAGATGCCTGACAAAGTGCAGCAAGGCTACTATGTTAAACCGACTATTTTCTCAGGTGTGACACCTAATATGTCTATCGCACGAGAAGAAATCTTTGGACCCGTGCTGTGTATTCTTACCTACGATTGTATTGAAGAGGCAATCGAGATTGCTAACGATAGTGAATATGGCCTGTCATCGGCTGTTTTTGCTAAAGACAAAGCCAGTGCGTTGAGTATTGCTCGTCACCTTCGGGCGGGACAATGTTATCTGCAGGGCAGCTATTTCTCAATTGATGCCCCCTTTGGAGGTTATAAAAAGTCAGGTAATGGCCGTGAATGGGGCGCTGAAGGGATGTCTGAGTATATAGAAACGAAGGCGGTGATTTGCGGGTAG
- a CDS encoding TRAP transporter substrate-binding protein produces MNKNKRDFMKKAVVGGAAAATLGATAPYVHAKKAPIKWRLQTYAGAALGAHVIKPAVDAFNLAANGEMEIELYYADQLVPTPELFRALQKGTIDAVQSDDDSMGAPVDISVFGGYFPFATRYSLDVPVLFEQYGLKEIWEEAYDEVGVKWLSAGAWDPCHFATKEPINSLADLKGKRVFTFPTAGRFLNRFGVIPVTLPWEDIEVALQTGELDGIAWSGITEDYTVGWADATNYFLTNNISGAWSGSFFANNDSWNELPEHLKELWKLCMDSSHYYRQHWYWGGEAKLRTEGTKMKLTTIPDAEWETVEAEAHKFWDEIAETSPRTKKVVEIFKKYNDVMNKAGRPYRYS; encoded by the coding sequence ATGAATAAGAATAAACGCGATTTTATGAAGAAAGCCGTTGTCGGTGGAGCAGCTGCTGCGACACTGGGTGCAACTGCACCTTATGTTCATGCTAAAAAAGCTCCGATTAAATGGCGTTTACAAACGTACGCAGGTGCAGCGCTAGGCGCTCATGTTATCAAGCCTGCAGTAGATGCGTTTAACCTTGCTGCTAATGGCGAAATGGAAATTGAGCTTTACTATGCAGATCAACTAGTGCCAACTCCTGAGCTATTTCGTGCTCTTCAAAAGGGAACAATCGACGCGGTACAGAGTGATGATGACTCGATGGGCGCGCCCGTAGATATCTCGGTATTTGGTGGCTACTTCCCTTTTGCAACCCGTTATAGCCTTGATGTTCCTGTACTATTTGAGCAATACGGCTTAAAAGAGATCTGGGAAGAAGCATATGATGAAGTCGGTGTTAAATGGTTGAGTGCAGGGGCATGGGACCCATGCCATTTTGCAACAAAAGAGCCAATTAATAGCCTTGCTGACCTTAAAGGTAAGCGTGTCTTTACTTTTCCTACAGCGGGTCGTTTTCTCAATCGCTTTGGTGTTATCCCGGTAACGTTACCGTGGGAAGATATCGAAGTCGCACTGCAAACAGGTGAGCTAGATGGCATTGCTTGGTCAGGTATCACTGAGGATTACACCGTAGGTTGGGCTGATGCAACCAATTACTTTCTGACGAACAATATTTCAGGTGCCTGGAGTGGTTCTTTCTTTGCGAATAATGATTCTTGGAATGAATTACCTGAGCATTTAAAAGAGCTATGGAAACTATGTATGGATAGTTCTCATTATTACCGCCAGCACTGGTATTGGGGTGGTGAAGCTAAACTACGTACCGAAGGCACTAAAATGAAGCTCACCACTATTCCAGATGCAGAGTGGGAAACGGTTGAAGCCGAAGCGCATAAGTTCTGGGATGAAATCGCCGAGACAAGCCCACGTACTAAGAAGGTTGTTGAGATCTTCAAGAAATATAACGACGTCATGAATAAAGCGGGACGTCCGTACCGCTATAGTTAA